The Streptomyces sp. Mut1 genome window below encodes:
- a CDS encoding carbohydrate kinase family protein — protein MVQQQTEYDVVVVGGSGVDTIVRVDALPVPLADSVMVGPIREWPGQTGGNVALGARALGLEVAFLDCIGDDWTGTQVRERLAGGGVEFHPVISPAGTRRAVNLVDATGRRMSFYDARDPEDLRMPRDFYLPRLRRARHVHLSITNFTRFLFDDIEELGVPVSTDLHDWDGLSDHQREFALRSDLVFFSAAKTGERAPALMRRILSEGRATTVVATAGAEGSYLLTREGGEDPVHVPATVPPAPVVDSNGAGDAFVTGFLYGRLDGREPVECARLGAVAGAHACTAPGSTAMIGRAELLGS, from the coding sequence GTGGTCCAACAGCAAACGGAATACGACGTCGTGGTGGTCGGCGGCAGCGGGGTGGACACGATCGTCCGCGTCGATGCCCTGCCGGTGCCTCTGGCCGACTCGGTCATGGTCGGCCCGATCCGGGAGTGGCCCGGTCAGACCGGGGGCAATGTGGCGCTCGGCGCCCGCGCGCTGGGTCTTGAGGTGGCGTTCCTGGACTGCATCGGTGACGACTGGACCGGGACGCAGGTCCGCGAGCGGCTGGCCGGGGGCGGTGTGGAGTTCCATCCGGTGATCTCTCCGGCGGGAACCCGCCGCGCGGTGAACCTGGTGGACGCGACGGGGCGGCGGATGTCGTTCTACGACGCCCGTGACCCGGAGGACCTGCGGATGCCGCGGGACTTCTATCTGCCCCGGCTGCGCCGGGCACGCCATGTCCATCTGTCGATCACGAACTTCACGCGGTTCCTGTTCGACGACATCGAGGAGCTGGGGGTGCCGGTCTCCACCGATCTCCACGACTGGGACGGACTGAGCGACCACCAGCGGGAGTTCGCGCTCCGCTCCGATCTGGTCTTCTTCAGCGCGGCGAAGACGGGAGAGCGTGCCCCCGCGCTGATGCGGAGGATCCTGAGCGAGGGCCGGGCCACCACGGTGGTCGCCACGGCGGGCGCGGAGGGCTCCTACCTCCTGACCCGCGAGGGCGGCGAGGACCCGGTCCATGTCCCGGCGACCGTGCCGCCCGCGCCGGTGGTCGACAGCAACGGGGCGGGCGACGCGTTCGTCACCGGCTTCCTGTACGGCAGGCTCGACGGCCGGGAGCCCGTGGAGTGCGCCCGGCTGGGCGCGGTCGCCGGTGCCCACGCCTGTACGGCCCCCGGGTCGACGGCCATGATCGGCCGGGCGGAGCTGCTGGGCTCGTAG
- a CDS encoding SpoIIE family protein phosphatase → MGGTDDLRIGWGEARRAGAHRSPEGGLLDVLGVAALALDAQGHIVLWSPQAERLLGYSAQEALGQFAARVLVAEEHFELVLRLFGEVMRSGEAWSGVFPVQHKDGTTRLLEFRNMRLQDDRGEFYALGLAADGEVLRRVERDLALSVGLVDQSPIGLAVLGDDLRYLAANAALERMDGMSAAGHLGRRVGEALPFLDSEGIEAAMREVLASGVPQVSHQVVGRSPADPGTDRAWSVSLYRLDDSGGRVLGIAVSLIDVTDRYRAGAEAERARQHLALIADASVRIGTTLDLEQTARELAEVTVPQLADVAAVDVLDSVLKGRPGSTEGPLLIQALAVVAARPTPVVAAADPPGHAAHYGADRLVTRCVRTASPVREPYLDAEKLGRIARDARSAALLAEAGAHSYLAVPLIARGEVLGAVDLIRTDNPLPFTAQDEALAGDLAARAAIAIDNARLYRQQQETALTLQRSMLPRNHHHPEDLDVVSRYRPAASRYEVGGDWFDVIGLRGGRTALVVGDVMGSGINAATTMGRLRTATQTLSRLGLEPGEVLRHLDEITADLDPWFATCVYVVYDPDAGLCRLSTAGHLPPVLIPEGGAPVLLDLPAGVPLGVGGVPFSDVTVPIGPGDRLVLYTDGLVETRDDDIDSRLETLLTLLRTPDPSLDATCDRLLRELRDPDDHDDVALLMARVRT, encoded by the coding sequence GTGGGCGGCACTGATGACTTGCGGATCGGCTGGGGCGAGGCCCGTCGGGCGGGCGCGCACCGGTCGCCCGAAGGCGGTCTGCTCGACGTCCTCGGCGTCGCCGCACTGGCGCTGGACGCCCAGGGCCACATCGTCCTGTGGAGCCCGCAGGCGGAACGGCTGCTCGGCTACTCGGCCCAGGAGGCGCTGGGGCAGTTCGCCGCCCGGGTCCTGGTCGCCGAGGAACACTTCGAGCTGGTGCTGCGCCTGTTCGGCGAGGTGATGCGCAGCGGCGAGGCATGGTCGGGGGTCTTCCCCGTACAGCACAAGGACGGCACCACCCGGCTCCTGGAGTTCCGCAATATGCGGCTGCAGGACGACCGGGGCGAGTTCTACGCCCTGGGTCTGGCGGCGGACGGGGAGGTGCTGCGCCGGGTGGAGCGGGATCTGGCCCTGTCGGTGGGGCTGGTCGACCAGTCGCCGATCGGGCTGGCGGTGCTGGGCGACGACCTGCGCTATCTGGCGGCCAACGCGGCGCTGGAGCGGATGGACGGCATGAGCGCCGCCGGTCATCTGGGCCGGCGGGTGGGCGAGGCGCTGCCGTTCCTCGACTCCGAAGGCATCGAGGCGGCGATGCGGGAGGTGCTGGCCAGCGGGGTGCCGCAGGTGTCGCACCAGGTGGTGGGCCGCAGCCCGGCCGATCCCGGGACCGACCGCGCCTGGTCGGTGTCGCTGTACCGGCTCGACGACTCCGGGGGCCGGGTGCTGGGGATCGCCGTGTCGCTCATCGATGTCACGGACCGCTATCGGGCGGGGGCCGAGGCGGAGCGGGCCCGGCAGCATCTGGCACTGATCGCGGATGCCTCGGTGCGCATCGGCACCACGCTCGACCTGGAGCAGACCGCCCGGGAGCTGGCCGAGGTCACCGTGCCGCAGCTCGCCGACGTCGCCGCCGTCGATGTGCTGGACAGCGTGCTCAAGGGGCGCCCGGGGTCGACCGAGGGCCCCCTCCTCATCCAGGCCCTGGCGGTCGTCGCCGCGCGGCCGACCCCCGTGGTGGCGGCGGCCGACCCGCCGGGCCACGCCGCCCACTACGGCGCCGACCGCCTGGTCACCCGCTGTGTGCGGACCGCCTCACCGGTACGGGAGCCGTATCTCGACGCGGAGAAGCTCGGCCGCATCGCCCGCGACGCCCGCTCGGCCGCGCTGCTCGCCGAGGCCGGCGCCCACTCGTACCTGGCGGTGCCCCTGATCGCCCGGGGCGAGGTGCTGGGCGCGGTCGACCTGATCCGGACGGACAACCCGCTGCCGTTCACCGCTCAGGACGAGGCGCTGGCCGGCGATCTGGCCGCCAGGGCCGCGATCGCCATCGACAACGCGCGGCTCTACCGGCAGCAGCAGGAGACCGCGCTGACGCTCCAGCGCAGCATGCTGCCGCGCAACCACCACCACCCGGAGGACCTCGACGTGGTCTCCCGCTACCGGCCGGCCGCTTCGCGGTACGAGGTCGGCGGCGACTGGTTCGACGTGATCGGGCTGCGGGGCGGCAGGACCGCGCTGGTGGTGGGCGATGTGATGGGCAGCGGGATCAACGCGGCGACCACGATGGGGCGGCTGCGTACCGCCACCCAGACGCTCTCCCGGCTCGGCCTGGAGCCCGGCGAGGTGCTCCGGCACCTGGACGAGATCACCGCCGATCTGGACCCGTGGTTCGCCACCTGCGTCTACGTCGTGTACGACCCGGACGCCGGGCTGTGCCGGCTGAGCACCGCCGGGCATCTGCCGCCGGTGCTGATCCCGGAGGGCGGTGCTCCGGTGCTCCTCGATCTGCCGGCCGGGGTGCCGCTCGGGGTGGGCGGTGTGCCGTTCAGCGATGTGACGGTGCCGATCGGGCCGGGCGACCGGCTGGTCCTGTACACGGACGGGCTCGTGGAGACGCGTGACGACGACATCGACAGCCGTCTGGAGACGCTGCTGACCTTGCTGCGCACCCCGGACCCGTCGCTCGACGCGACGTGCGACCGGCTGCTGCGGGAGTTGCGGGATCCGGACGACCACGACGACGTGGCGCTGCTGATGGCCCGGGTCCGTACGTGA
- a CDS encoding WhiB family transcriptional regulator yields MENWRMHAACRDEDPDLFFPIGTTGPALVQAEEAKTVCRGCPVREQCLRWALENNQDAGVWGGLGENERRALKRRGRRRAHGSHGSG; encoded by the coding sequence ATGGAGAACTGGCGCATGCACGCGGCCTGCCGTGACGAGGACCCGGATCTGTTCTTCCCCATCGGAACCACCGGTCCGGCACTTGTCCAGGCCGAGGAGGCCAAGACGGTGTGCCGGGGCTGCCCCGTGCGGGAGCAGTGCCTGCGGTGGGCCCTGGAGAACAACCAGGACGCCGGGGTGTGGGGCGGCCTGGGAGAGAACGAACGACGCGCGCTCAAGCGCCGCGGCCGCCGGCGGGCGCACGGTTCGCACGGCTCGGGATGA
- a CDS encoding YkvA family protein: MDTTAWIVIGAFLVLLTVAVAGVLLVRVVRARKLLVDAGVPLHNKALVWAAVLYTVSPVDLLPDPVYLDDIGFLLLALRSLHAAARAAGVGGRPEEPADAGRGVLS; this comes from the coding sequence ATGGACACCACGGCATGGATCGTCATCGGCGCGTTTCTCGTGCTGCTCACCGTGGCCGTCGCGGGCGTCCTGCTGGTGCGGGTGGTGCGAGCCAGGAAACTGCTGGTCGACGCGGGTGTCCCGCTGCACAACAAGGCGCTGGTGTGGGCTGCGGTGCTCTACACCGTCTCGCCGGTCGACCTGCTGCCGGACCCCGTCTACCTCGATGACATCGGGTTCCTCCTGCTGGCGCTGCGCTCGCTGCACGCGGCCGCGCGGGCCGCGGGGGTGGGCGGGCGCCCGGAGGAGCCCGCCGACGCCGGGCGCGGGGTCCTGTCGTAG
- a CDS encoding discoidin domain-containing protein — protein MHRPGAALPARPRTGTLLITLLGLLASSLVLLTAPHARAAETLLSQGRPATDSSHEGDGYAASAAVDGDLTSTRWASEWSDPQWIQVDLGATADLSRVVLTWESAYGKAYEIQASDNGSDWRTLKTVTDGDGGTDDLAVTGSGRYVRMHGTARSGGYGYSLWEFQVYGTTDGTPPATGGAVRVTGSQGNWQLTVDGKPYQVKGLTWGPSVNDAARYMPDLKSMGVNTIRTWGTDGTSKPLLDAAAANGIRVVSGFWLQPGGGPGSGGCVDYLTDDAYKSSSLTEFAKWVDTYKSHPGVLMWNVGNESVLGLQNCYGGDELERQRDAYTTFVNDVAKKIHTIDPDHPVTSTDAWTGAWPYYKRNAPDLDLYSVNSYGDICGVRATWEAGGYTKPYIITEGGPAGEWEVPNDANGVPDEPTDVQKAEGYTQAWNCVTAHQGVALGATFFHYGTEHDFGGVWFNLVPDGKKRLSYYALKKAYTGSTAGDNTPPVISGMTVENAGGAPAGREFTVRADVRDPDNDPVTYKIYLSGNYATGDKGLVEADWRSTGNGTFAVTAPARLGVWKVYIQAEDGHGNAGIETKSVKVVVPPVSGTNLALGRPATATSAQTGSSGCPCTAGMATDGRLDTRWASDWSDPQSIQVDLGERKSFSHLQLVWDPAYAKSYEVLVSDDGSSWRSVYTTTDGNGDADDLDIAQTARYVKLDLTQRGTAWGYSLWEFGVYS, from the coding sequence GTGCACAGACCCGGCGCAGCCCTGCCCGCGAGACCCCGCACGGGCACGCTGCTGATCACTCTTCTCGGTCTTCTCGCGTCGTCGCTGGTGCTGCTCACCGCGCCGCACGCCCGTGCCGCGGAAACCCTGCTGTCGCAGGGCCGGCCCGCGACCGACTCCTCCCACGAGGGAGACGGCTACGCGGCCTCGGCCGCCGTGGACGGAGACCTGACCTCCACCCGCTGGGCCAGCGAGTGGAGCGACCCCCAGTGGATCCAGGTCGACCTGGGTGCCACCGCGGACCTCAGCAGGGTCGTCCTGACCTGGGAATCCGCCTACGGCAAGGCGTACGAGATCCAGGCGTCCGACAACGGGTCCGACTGGCGCACCCTGAAGACCGTCACCGACGGCGACGGCGGCACCGACGATCTGGCGGTCACCGGCTCCGGACGGTACGTCAGGATGCACGGCACGGCCCGCTCCGGCGGATACGGCTACTCCCTGTGGGAGTTCCAGGTGTACGGCACCACCGACGGAACACCTCCGGCGACCGGCGGAGCCGTCCGCGTCACCGGATCGCAGGGCAACTGGCAGCTGACCGTCGACGGCAAGCCGTACCAGGTCAAGGGCCTGACCTGGGGGCCGTCCGTCAACGACGCGGCACGCTACATGCCCGACCTCAAGTCGATGGGCGTCAACACCATCCGCACCTGGGGCACCGACGGCACCTCCAAGCCGCTCCTGGACGCGGCGGCTGCCAACGGCATCCGCGTCGTCAGCGGCTTCTGGCTCCAGCCCGGCGGCGGTCCGGGCAGCGGCGGCTGCGTCGACTACCTCACCGACGACGCGTACAAGTCCTCCTCGCTCACCGAGTTCGCCAAGTGGGTCGACACGTACAAGAGCCACCCCGGTGTGCTCATGTGGAACGTCGGCAACGAGTCGGTCCTCGGGCTGCAGAACTGCTACGGCGGTGACGAGCTGGAGAGGCAGCGCGACGCGTACACCACCTTCGTCAACGACGTGGCGAAGAAGATCCACACCATCGACCCCGACCACCCCGTGACCTCGACCGACGCCTGGACGGGCGCCTGGCCCTACTACAAGCGCAACGCCCCCGACCTCGACCTGTACTCGGTCAACTCCTACGGCGACATCTGCGGCGTCCGCGCCACCTGGGAGGCCGGCGGCTACACCAAGCCCTACATCATCACCGAGGGCGGCCCGGCCGGTGAGTGGGAGGTCCCGAACGACGCCAACGGCGTCCCGGACGAGCCCACCGACGTGCAGAAGGCCGAGGGCTACACCCAGGCGTGGAACTGCGTCACCGCCCACCAGGGCGTCGCTCTGGGCGCCACCTTCTTCCACTACGGCACGGAGCACGACTTCGGCGGTGTCTGGTTCAACCTGGTGCCCGACGGCAAGAAGCGGCTCTCGTACTACGCCCTGAAGAAGGCGTACACCGGTTCCACCGCGGGCGACAACACCCCGCCCGTCATCAGCGGCATGACCGTCGAGAACGCCGGAGGCGCGCCCGCGGGCAGGGAGTTCACCGTCCGGGCCGACGTGCGCGACCCGGACAACGACCCGGTCACGTACAAGATCTATCTGAGCGGCAACTACGCGACCGGCGACAAGGGCCTGGTCGAGGCCGACTGGCGGTCCACCGGCAACGGCACCTTCGCGGTGACCGCGCCCGCGCGGCTCGGCGTGTGGAAGGTGTACATCCAGGCCGAGGACGGGCACGGCAACGCCGGAATCGAGACCAAGTCGGTGAAGGTCGTGGTGCCCCCGGTCAGCGGCACCAACCTGGCACTCGGCCGCCCCGCCACCGCCACCTCCGCGCAGACCGGCAGCAGCGGCTGCCCCTGCACCGCGGGGATGGCGACCGACGGACGGCTGGACACCCGGTGGGCCAGCGACTGGAGCGACCCGCAGTCCATCCAGGTCGACCTCGGCGAGCGGAAGTCCTTCAGCCACCTCCAGCTGGTGTGGGACCCGGCGTACGCCAAGTCCTACGAGGTGCTGGTCTCGGACGACGGCAGCTCCTGGCGGTCGGTGTACACCACCACCGACGGGAACGGTGACGCCGACGACCTCGACATCGCGCAGACCGCCCGCTACGTGAAGCTCGACCTCACGCAGCGGGGCACGGCCTGGGGCTACTCGCTCTGGGAGTTCGGCGTCTACAGCTGA
- a CDS encoding mycothiol transferase, translating into MNVADILTDGYSRIRETVHMAVEGLEPDDLHARLDDGANSIAWLVWHLTRVQDDHIADAAGTEQIWFAQDWAGRFDLPFTADATGYGQSSEQVGAVRVGSADLLLGYHDAVHDHTLGFVGGLDGHALDRVVDEAWSPPVTLGVRLMSVLSDDLQHAGQAAFVRGVLERR; encoded by the coding sequence ATGAACGTCGCTGACATTTTGACGGATGGATACTCCCGCATCCGGGAGACCGTGCACATGGCCGTCGAAGGGCTCGAACCCGACGACCTCCACGCCAGGCTGGACGACGGCGCCAACTCGATCGCCTGGCTGGTGTGGCATCTGACCCGTGTGCAGGACGATCACATCGCGGACGCGGCCGGCACGGAACAGATCTGGTTCGCCCAGGACTGGGCCGGCCGTTTCGATCTGCCGTTCACCGCCGACGCGACCGGGTACGGGCAGAGCAGCGAGCAGGTCGGGGCCGTGCGCGTGGGCTCGGCGGACCTGCTCCTCGGCTACCACGACGCCGTGCACGACCACACGCTCGGCTTCGTCGGCGGCCTCGACGGCCACGCGCTGGACCGGGTCGTCGACGAGGCCTGGTCGCCGCCGGTCACCCTGGGGGTGCGTCTGATGAGCGTCCTGTCGGACGACCTCCAGCACGCGGGCCAGGCGGCTTTCGTCCGGGGAGTGCTGGAACGCCGCTAG
- a CDS encoding AraC family transcriptional regulator — MAARPDITAWCPPVEGIAEVFHAHFTDHVYPMHTHDAWTLLLVDEGMVRYDLDHHEHGVLTHTVTLLPPHVPHNGGAATPEGFRKRVLYLDVPQVDERLIGRAVVRPVLHDPALRSRIDSLHRALAGPGDELEAASRLALVSERLEQHLRDRLDPVPYVHDSRVAHRLRDLLDEKYVEGITLREAAARLHAHHAHLVRAFSREFGMAPHQYVTGRRVDLARRLLLRGVPASAVASSAGFYDQSHLTRHFKRVVGTGPGHYARTRGA, encoded by the coding sequence ATGGCTGCCCGTCCGGACATCACCGCCTGGTGTCCGCCCGTGGAGGGAATCGCAGAGGTCTTCCACGCGCACTTCACCGACCACGTCTACCCCATGCACACGCACGACGCGTGGACGCTGCTTCTGGTGGACGAGGGCATGGTCCGCTACGACCTGGACCACCACGAGCACGGCGTACTCACCCACACGGTGACGCTGCTGCCCCCGCACGTGCCGCACAACGGCGGGGCGGCCACCCCGGAGGGGTTCCGCAAGCGCGTCCTGTACCTCGATGTCCCGCAGGTGGACGAGCGGCTCATCGGCCGGGCCGTGGTCCGGCCCGTCCTCCACGATCCGGCGCTGCGCAGCCGCATCGACAGCCTCCACCGGGCCCTCGCGGGTCCGGGCGACGAACTGGAGGCGGCGAGCCGGCTCGCCCTGGTGTCGGAGCGTCTCGAACAGCATCTGCGCGACCGGCTCGACCCCGTCCCCTACGTCCACGACAGCAGGGTCGCGCACCGGCTTCGGGATCTGCTGGACGAGAAGTACGTCGAGGGCATCACGCTCCGGGAGGCGGCCGCCCGGCTGCATGCCCACCACGCGCATCTGGTGCGGGCCTTCAGCCGCGAGTTCGGCATGGCACCGCACCAGTACGTGACGGGGCGGCGGGTCGACCTCGCCCGCCGGCTGCTGCTGCGCGGAGTCCCGGCGTCGGCCGTGGCGTCTTCGGCGGGCTTCTACGACCAGTCCCATCTGACCCGCCACTTCAAGCGGGTGGTCGGCACGGGCCCGGGACACTACGCGCGTACGCGCGGGGCGTGA
- a CDS encoding DUF2000 domain-containing protein codes for MTADTTAPAPVRFDTKIAVLLRDDLETWQRLNVTAFLVSGLGTAVPEVVGEPYADADDTPYLPMFRQPVLVFEGTKELLTTAHGRAVGRGVPLSVFTSDLFATGNDRDNRAAVRAVRGDGMDLVGLAVHGPRNAVDKILKGASMHP; via the coding sequence ATGACAGCCGATACCACCGCCCCTGCCCCCGTCCGCTTCGACACCAAGATCGCCGTACTGCTCCGGGACGACCTGGAGACCTGGCAGCGGCTGAACGTCACGGCCTTCCTGGTCAGCGGCCTCGGCACCGCCGTCCCCGAGGTGGTCGGCGAGCCCTACGCCGACGCCGACGACACCCCGTACCTGCCGATGTTCCGTCAGCCGGTGCTGGTCTTCGAGGGCACGAAGGAACTGCTGACCACCGCCCACGGCCGCGCCGTCGGCCGGGGAGTTCCCCTTTCGGTGTTCACCTCGGACCTCTTCGCCACGGGCAACGACCGGGACAACCGGGCGGCGGTGCGCGCGGTGCGCGGGGACGGGATGGACCTGGTGGGCCTGGCCGTGCACGGCCCCCGCAACGCCGTGGACAAGATCCTCAAGGGCGCGTCCATGCACCCCTGA
- a CDS encoding polyprenyl synthetase family protein yields MTPPVTSPATAPQILARCRGLIRPALCRAVRQLHPWHGEITAFSLGWDGVDGGDVPGAQGKGVRQALAVLGAEAVGAKAGSAVAGAVAVELIHTFSLLHDDIMDGDETRRRRATAWKAYGTGPAVLAGDALFAQAVQTLADAPGGTCVPAVRLLAATLTDLVRGQADDLLFESRPWTGPDAVRPHEYRLMAEHKTGALLGCAAGLGALLGGAGRTEADALTAAGRHLGVAFQAADDVLGIWGDPAVTGKPVHSDLRRGKKTYPVLAALASGGPSATELGALLRGGLLDDAAVGRAAGLVDAAGGRAAATAEARRHLESARACLESVPLAPQALEDMLTLLPYVVERTG; encoded by the coding sequence ATGACGCCTCCCGTGACCTCGCCGGCCACCGCGCCGCAGATACTCGCCCGCTGCCGCGGACTGATCCGTCCCGCCCTGTGCCGGGCCGTGCGGCAACTGCACCCGTGGCACGGTGAGATCACCGCGTTCTCGCTCGGCTGGGACGGGGTCGACGGCGGGGACGTGCCCGGTGCGCAGGGCAAGGGCGTCCGCCAGGCTCTGGCGGTGCTCGGCGCCGAGGCGGTCGGGGCGAAGGCGGGGAGCGCGGTCGCCGGAGCGGTCGCCGTCGAGCTGATCCACACGTTCTCCCTCCTGCACGACGACATCATGGACGGCGACGAGACGCGCAGGAGGCGGGCCACCGCCTGGAAGGCGTACGGGACCGGGCCGGCGGTGCTCGCGGGGGACGCACTGTTCGCGCAGGCCGTGCAGACCCTGGCCGACGCACCGGGCGGCACCTGTGTGCCGGCGGTCCGGCTGCTCGCCGCGACCCTCACCGACCTGGTGCGCGGCCAGGCCGACGACCTGCTCTTCGAGTCGCGGCCCTGGACCGGGCCGGACGCCGTCCGGCCGCACGAGTACCGGCTGATGGCCGAGCACAAGACCGGTGCGCTGCTGGGGTGCGCGGCCGGTCTCGGCGCACTGCTCGGCGGCGCCGGACGCACGGAGGCCGACGCCCTCACCGCCGCCGGGAGGCATCTCGGGGTGGCGTTCCAGGCGGCGGACGACGTGCTGGGCATCTGGGGCGATCCCGCGGTCACGGGCAAGCCGGTCCACAGCGACCTGCGGCGCGGCAAGAAGACGTACCCGGTGCTGGCGGCGCTCGCCTCGGGCGGGCCGTCGGCGACGGAGCTGGGGGCGCTGCTGCGCGGCGGCCTGCTGGACGACGCGGCCGTCGGGCGGGCGGCCGGCCTGGTCGACGCGGCGGGCGGGCGCGCCGCCGCCACGGCCGAGGCCCGCCGCCACCTGGAGAGCGCGCGGGCCTGCCTGGAGAGCGTTCCGCTGGCACCGCAGGCCCTGGAGGACATGCTCACGCTGCTCCCGTACGTGGTCGAACGCACCGGGTGA
- a CDS encoding tetratricopeptide repeat protein, protein MHSKALAPEYQGALTKMSVNASLTDVLAEGIRHLEAAERSGSAREVARTGLAVAEAHRRLGHVADADRAWKASYRAARSADDAGAMAWALWSGGTLARQRGRLRLAFRLLGLAADMGKRGGDVVARGYSLAGLAETGRIQGDYRTVASLHEQLLAEARARGEARHTVWALEGIAQIHRNTGSLDTALAMFEEAAQLAGDADDRRGRAWALRGMADIISVRDNDPDRALGLLAEAEVTCREMKLSSALAYNHKMRANVLYRAGRYEEARQVYEGALEEFRAMTEPRGEALSRLGLVKSLARLGRDSGETAADLDALRATLDGIGLLNARDMVDRAYTELGVGPAGDRVPAAGGRR, encoded by the coding sequence ATGCACAGCAAAGCACTGGCGCCCGAATACCAGGGCGCCCTCACCAAGATGTCCGTGAACGCATCCCTCACGGACGTCCTGGCCGAGGGGATACGCCACCTGGAAGCGGCCGAACGCTCCGGCTCCGCGCGGGAAGTGGCCCGGACGGGGCTCGCCGTGGCCGAGGCGCACCGCCGGCTCGGCCACGTGGCGGACGCCGACCGCGCGTGGAAGGCCAGTTACCGCGCCGCCCGGTCGGCGGACGACGCCGGGGCGATGGCCTGGGCGCTGTGGAGCGGTGGGACGCTCGCCCGCCAGCGCGGCCGACTCCGCCTGGCCTTCCGTCTGCTGGGCCTGGCGGCGGACATGGGCAAGCGGGGTGGCGACGTGGTCGCCCGCGGCTACTCGCTCGCCGGGCTCGCGGAGACCGGGCGGATCCAGGGCGACTACCGCACCGTCGCGTCCCTGCACGAGCAGTTGCTCGCCGAGGCCCGCGCCCGCGGAGAGGCCCGCCACACCGTCTGGGCCCTGGAGGGCATCGCGCAGATCCACCGCAACACCGGCTCGCTCGACACCGCGCTGGCGATGTTCGAAGAGGCGGCGCAGCTGGCCGGGGACGCCGACGACCGGCGGGGCCGGGCCTGGGCGCTGCGCGGCATGGCCGACATCATCTCCGTACGCGACAACGACCCGGACCGGGCGCTCGGCCTGCTCGCGGAGGCCGAAGTCACCTGCCGCGAGATGAAGTTGTCGAGCGCCCTGGCCTACAACCACAAGATGCGCGCCAACGTGCTCTACCGTGCCGGACGCTACGAGGAGGCCAGGCAGGTCTACGAAGGGGCTCTGGAGGAGTTCCGTGCGATGACCGAGCCCCGGGGCGAGGCACTCTCCCGGCTCGGTCTGGTGAAGTCGCTCGCCCGGCTCGGGCGTGACAGCGGGGAGACGGCCGCCGATCTGGACGCGCTGCGCGCCACGCTCGACGGGATCGGGCTGCTCAACGCCCGGGACATGGTCGACCGGGCCTACACGGAGCTGGGCGTCGGGCCGGCCGGTGACAGGGTGCCGGCCGCGGGCGGACGCCGATGA